In Carassius carassius chromosome 46, fCarCar2.1, whole genome shotgun sequence, the following proteins share a genomic window:
- the LOC132128914 gene encoding uridine-cytidine kinase-like 1 isoform X1 — translation MSAVCADGRLSAMECGEKSSVRRSSGSGEGSLDRLLPSISTSLSPRKRTTSQCKSEPPLLRTSKRTIYTAGRPPWYNEHGTQSKEAFVIGLCGGSASGKTTVARKIIEALDVPWVVLLSMDSFYKVLTAEQQLLAANNDYNFDHPDAFDFSLLVHTLRKLKQGKSVKIPVYDFTTHGRQKEWKTVYGASVIIFEGIMSFADKELLKLLDMKIFVDTDSDIRLVRRLRRDITERGRDIEGVIKQYNKFVKPAFEQYIEPTMRLADIVVPRGGGNMVAIDLIVQHVHSQLEERKLRWDMAALASAHQAQPLPQTLSVLESTPQVRGMHTIIRNKETSRDEFIFYSKRLMRLLIERARSFLPSQVHIVQTPQGEDYEGRTFHGKRITGVSILRAGETMEPALRAVCKDVRIGKILIQTNQDTGEPELHYLRLPKDISEDHVFLMDCTVSTGAAAMMAIRVLLDHDAQEDKILLVSLLMAEMGVHSVAYAFPQVKIITTAVDKKVNDLFHIIPGIGNFGDRYFGTDAPPDWSDDDMDEPSC, via the exons ATGTCAGCTGTGTGCGCAGACGGAAGGCTCTCGGCGATGGAGTGCGGAGAGAAATCATCTGTGCGCCGCTCGAG tggCAGTGGGGAAGGCTCTCTGGACAGGCTCCTCCCATCCATCAGCACCAGCCTGTCACCACGCAAGCGGACCACCAGCCAATGCAAATCCGAGCCTCCACTGCTGCGGACCAGTAAGAGGACCATCTACACCGCCGGACGCCCACCGTGGTACAATGAACACGGCACCCAGTCCAAAGAAGCTTTTGTTATCG GGCTCTGTGGAGGCAGTGCCTCAGGCAAAACTACAGTTGCTCGTAAAATCATAGAGGCCTTGGATGTTCCTTGGGTCGTTCTTCTGTCAATGGATTCATTTTACAAG GTTCTGACGGCCGAACAGCAGCTGCTGGCTGCTAATAATGATTACAACTTTGACCATCCAGACGCCTTTGACTTCAGCCTGCTGGTGCACACTCTCCGCAAACTCAAGCAGGGCAAGAGCGTGAAGATCCCGGTGTATGACTTCACCACACACGGACGGCAGAAAGAATgg AAAACGGTGTATGGGGCGAGTGTCATTATATTTGAGGGCATCATGTCATTTGCAGATAAAGAGCTGCTGAAG CTGCTGGACATGAAGATCTTCGTGGACACAGATTCTGACATCCGGCTGGTACGGAGGCTCAGGAGGGACATCACCGAGCGCGGCCGGGACATCGAGGGAGTGATCAAACAGTACAACAAGTTTGTGAAGCCAGCCTTTGAGCAGTACATCGAGCCCACCATGAGACTGGCAGATATCGTGGTGCCTCGGG GTGGCGGTAACATGGTGGCCATTGATCTTATAGTGCAGCATGTACACAGTCAGCTGGAGGAG AGAAAGCTCCGCTGGGATAT GGCGGCCCTGGCGTCTGCCCATCAGGCCCAGCCCCTTCCACAGACCCTCAGTGTTCTGGAGAGTACACCGCAGGTCCGCGGCATGCACACCATCAtcag AAATAAAGAGACCAGTCGAGACGAGTTCATCTTCTACTCCAAGAGGTTAATGCGGCTCCTCATCGAGAGAGCGCGGTCCTTTCTTCCATCACAG GTTCACATTGTTCAGACCCCACAAGGAGAAGATTACGAGGGCCGAACCTTTCATGGGAAGAGG atTACGGGTGTGTCGATTCTCAGGGCGGGAGAGACCATGGAGCCCGCGCTTAGGGCCGTGTGCAAAGACGTCCGCATCGGCAAAATCCTCATCCAGACCAATCAGGACACAGGAGAGCCGGAG TTGCACTATTTGCGTCTGCCCAAAGACATCAGCGAGGATCATGTGTTTCTGATGGACTGCACCGTGTCCACCGGAGCGGCTGCCATGATGGCCATCAGAGTTTTGCTT gatcaTGACGCTCAGGAGGATAAGATCCTGCTGGTGTCGCTGCTGATGGCTGAGATGGGTGTCCATTCTGTGGCCTATGCCTTCCCTCAGGTCAAAATCATCACCACCGCCGTCGACAAGAAGGTCAACGACCTGTTCCACATCATCCCTGGCATAG
- the LOC132128914 gene encoding uridine-cytidine kinase-like 1 isoform X3, producing MNTLPAYSGARISGCWALRADGSGSGEGSLDRLLPSISTSLSPRKRTTSQCKSEPPLLRTSKRTIYTAGRPPWYNEHGTQSKEAFVIGLCGGSASGKTTVARKIIEALDVPWVVLLSMDSFYKVLTAEQQLLAANNDYNFDHPDAFDFSLLVHTLRKLKQGKSVKIPVYDFTTHGRQKEWKTVYGASVIIFEGIMSFADKELLKLLDMKIFVDTDSDIRLVRRLRRDITERGRDIEGVIKQYNKFVKPAFEQYIEPTMRLADIVVPRGGGNMVAIDLIVQHVHSQLEERKLRWDMAALASAHQAQPLPQTLSVLESTPQVRGMHTIIRNKETSRDEFIFYSKRLMRLLIERARSFLPSQVHIVQTPQGEDYEGRTFHGKRITGVSILRAGETMEPALRAVCKDVRIGKILIQTNQDTGEPELHYLRLPKDISEDHVFLMDCTVSTGAAAMMAIRVLLDHDAQEDKILLVSLLMAEMGVHSVAYAFPQVKIITTAVDKKVNDLFHIIPGIGNFGDRYFGTDAPPDWSDDDMDEPSC from the exons ATGAACACACTCCCAGCGTACTCGGGAGCCAGGATCTCAGGCTGCTGGGCTCTTAGGGCAGATGGAAG tggCAGTGGGGAAGGCTCTCTGGACAGGCTCCTCCCATCCATCAGCACCAGCCTGTCACCACGCAAGCGGACCACCAGCCAATGCAAATCCGAGCCTCCACTGCTGCGGACCAGTAAGAGGACCATCTACACCGCCGGACGCCCACCGTGGTACAATGAACACGGCACCCAGTCCAAAGAAGCTTTTGTTATCG GGCTCTGTGGAGGCAGTGCCTCAGGCAAAACTACAGTTGCTCGTAAAATCATAGAGGCCTTGGATGTTCCTTGGGTCGTTCTTCTGTCAATGGATTCATTTTACAAG GTTCTGACGGCCGAACAGCAGCTGCTGGCTGCTAATAATGATTACAACTTTGACCATCCAGACGCCTTTGACTTCAGCCTGCTGGTGCACACTCTCCGCAAACTCAAGCAGGGCAAGAGCGTGAAGATCCCGGTGTATGACTTCACCACACACGGACGGCAGAAAGAATgg AAAACGGTGTATGGGGCGAGTGTCATTATATTTGAGGGCATCATGTCATTTGCAGATAAAGAGCTGCTGAAG CTGCTGGACATGAAGATCTTCGTGGACACAGATTCTGACATCCGGCTGGTACGGAGGCTCAGGAGGGACATCACCGAGCGCGGCCGGGACATCGAGGGAGTGATCAAACAGTACAACAAGTTTGTGAAGCCAGCCTTTGAGCAGTACATCGAGCCCACCATGAGACTGGCAGATATCGTGGTGCCTCGGG GTGGCGGTAACATGGTGGCCATTGATCTTATAGTGCAGCATGTACACAGTCAGCTGGAGGAG AGAAAGCTCCGCTGGGATAT GGCGGCCCTGGCGTCTGCCCATCAGGCCCAGCCCCTTCCACAGACCCTCAGTGTTCTGGAGAGTACACCGCAGGTCCGCGGCATGCACACCATCAtcag AAATAAAGAGACCAGTCGAGACGAGTTCATCTTCTACTCCAAGAGGTTAATGCGGCTCCTCATCGAGAGAGCGCGGTCCTTTCTTCCATCACAG GTTCACATTGTTCAGACCCCACAAGGAGAAGATTACGAGGGCCGAACCTTTCATGGGAAGAGG atTACGGGTGTGTCGATTCTCAGGGCGGGAGAGACCATGGAGCCCGCGCTTAGGGCCGTGTGCAAAGACGTCCGCATCGGCAAAATCCTCATCCAGACCAATCAGGACACAGGAGAGCCGGAG TTGCACTATTTGCGTCTGCCCAAAGACATCAGCGAGGATCATGTGTTTCTGATGGACTGCACCGTGTCCACCGGAGCGGCTGCCATGATGGCCATCAGAGTTTTGCTT gatcaTGACGCTCAGGAGGATAAGATCCTGCTGGTGTCGCTGCTGATGGCTGAGATGGGTGTCCATTCTGTGGCCTATGCCTTCCCTCAGGTCAAAATCATCACCACCGCCGTCGACAAGAAGGTCAACGACCTGTTCCACATCATCCCTGGCATAG
- the LOC132128914 gene encoding uridine-cytidine kinase-like 1 isoform X5, with translation MLSGSGEGSLDRLLPSISTSLSPRKRTTSQCKSEPPLLRTSKRTIYTAGRPPWYNEHGTQSKEAFVIGLCGGSASGKTTVARKIIEALDVPWVVLLSMDSFYKVLTAEQQLLAANNDYNFDHPDAFDFSLLVHTLRKLKQGKSVKIPVYDFTTHGRQKEWKTVYGASVIIFEGIMSFADKELLKLLDMKIFVDTDSDIRLVRRLRRDITERGRDIEGVIKQYNKFVKPAFEQYIEPTMRLADIVVPRGGGNMVAIDLIVQHVHSQLEERKLRWDMAALASAHQAQPLPQTLSVLESTPQVRGMHTIIRNKETSRDEFIFYSKRLMRLLIERARSFLPSQVHIVQTPQGEDYEGRTFHGKRITGVSILRAGETMEPALRAVCKDVRIGKILIQTNQDTGEPELHYLRLPKDISEDHVFLMDCTVSTGAAAMMAIRVLLDHDAQEDKILLVSLLMAEMGVHSVAYAFPQVKIITTAVDKKVNDLFHIIPGIGNFGDRYFGTDAPPDWSDDDMDEPSC, from the exons ATGCTTAG tggCAGTGGGGAAGGCTCTCTGGACAGGCTCCTCCCATCCATCAGCACCAGCCTGTCACCACGCAAGCGGACCACCAGCCAATGCAAATCCGAGCCTCCACTGCTGCGGACCAGTAAGAGGACCATCTACACCGCCGGACGCCCACCGTGGTACAATGAACACGGCACCCAGTCCAAAGAAGCTTTTGTTATCG GGCTCTGTGGAGGCAGTGCCTCAGGCAAAACTACAGTTGCTCGTAAAATCATAGAGGCCTTGGATGTTCCTTGGGTCGTTCTTCTGTCAATGGATTCATTTTACAAG GTTCTGACGGCCGAACAGCAGCTGCTGGCTGCTAATAATGATTACAACTTTGACCATCCAGACGCCTTTGACTTCAGCCTGCTGGTGCACACTCTCCGCAAACTCAAGCAGGGCAAGAGCGTGAAGATCCCGGTGTATGACTTCACCACACACGGACGGCAGAAAGAATgg AAAACGGTGTATGGGGCGAGTGTCATTATATTTGAGGGCATCATGTCATTTGCAGATAAAGAGCTGCTGAAG CTGCTGGACATGAAGATCTTCGTGGACACAGATTCTGACATCCGGCTGGTACGGAGGCTCAGGAGGGACATCACCGAGCGCGGCCGGGACATCGAGGGAGTGATCAAACAGTACAACAAGTTTGTGAAGCCAGCCTTTGAGCAGTACATCGAGCCCACCATGAGACTGGCAGATATCGTGGTGCCTCGGG GTGGCGGTAACATGGTGGCCATTGATCTTATAGTGCAGCATGTACACAGTCAGCTGGAGGAG AGAAAGCTCCGCTGGGATAT GGCGGCCCTGGCGTCTGCCCATCAGGCCCAGCCCCTTCCACAGACCCTCAGTGTTCTGGAGAGTACACCGCAGGTCCGCGGCATGCACACCATCAtcag AAATAAAGAGACCAGTCGAGACGAGTTCATCTTCTACTCCAAGAGGTTAATGCGGCTCCTCATCGAGAGAGCGCGGTCCTTTCTTCCATCACAG GTTCACATTGTTCAGACCCCACAAGGAGAAGATTACGAGGGCCGAACCTTTCATGGGAAGAGG atTACGGGTGTGTCGATTCTCAGGGCGGGAGAGACCATGGAGCCCGCGCTTAGGGCCGTGTGCAAAGACGTCCGCATCGGCAAAATCCTCATCCAGACCAATCAGGACACAGGAGAGCCGGAG TTGCACTATTTGCGTCTGCCCAAAGACATCAGCGAGGATCATGTGTTTCTGATGGACTGCACCGTGTCCACCGGAGCGGCTGCCATGATGGCCATCAGAGTTTTGCTT gatcaTGACGCTCAGGAGGATAAGATCCTGCTGGTGTCGCTGCTGATGGCTGAGATGGGTGTCCATTCTGTGGCCTATGCCTTCCCTCAGGTCAAAATCATCACCACCGCCGTCGACAAGAAGGTCAACGACCTGTTCCACATCATCCCTGGCATAG
- the LOC132128914 gene encoding uridine-cytidine kinase-like 1 isoform X2, with translation MSAVCADGRLSAMECGEKSSVRRSSGSGEGSLDRLLPSISTSLSPRKRTTSQCKSEPPLLRTSKRTIYTAGRPPWYNEHGTQSKEAFVIGLCGGSASGKTTVARKIIEALDVPWVVLLSMDSFYKVLTAEQQLLAANNDYNFDHPDAFDFSLLVHTLRKLKQGKSVKIPVYDFTTHGRQKEWKTVYGASVIIFEGIMSFADKELLKLLDMKIFVDTDSDIRLVRRLRRDITERGRDIEGVIKQYNKFVKPAFEQYIEPTMRLADIVVPRGGGNMVAIDLIVQHVHSQLEERELSVRAALASAHQAQPLPQTLSVLESTPQVRGMHTIIRNKETSRDEFIFYSKRLMRLLIERARSFLPSQVHIVQTPQGEDYEGRTFHGKRITGVSILRAGETMEPALRAVCKDVRIGKILIQTNQDTGEPELHYLRLPKDISEDHVFLMDCTVSTGAAAMMAIRVLLDHDAQEDKILLVSLLMAEMGVHSVAYAFPQVKIITTAVDKKVNDLFHIIPGIGNFGDRYFGTDAPPDWSDDDMDEPSC, from the exons ATGTCAGCTGTGTGCGCAGACGGAAGGCTCTCGGCGATGGAGTGCGGAGAGAAATCATCTGTGCGCCGCTCGAG tggCAGTGGGGAAGGCTCTCTGGACAGGCTCCTCCCATCCATCAGCACCAGCCTGTCACCACGCAAGCGGACCACCAGCCAATGCAAATCCGAGCCTCCACTGCTGCGGACCAGTAAGAGGACCATCTACACCGCCGGACGCCCACCGTGGTACAATGAACACGGCACCCAGTCCAAAGAAGCTTTTGTTATCG GGCTCTGTGGAGGCAGTGCCTCAGGCAAAACTACAGTTGCTCGTAAAATCATAGAGGCCTTGGATGTTCCTTGGGTCGTTCTTCTGTCAATGGATTCATTTTACAAG GTTCTGACGGCCGAACAGCAGCTGCTGGCTGCTAATAATGATTACAACTTTGACCATCCAGACGCCTTTGACTTCAGCCTGCTGGTGCACACTCTCCGCAAACTCAAGCAGGGCAAGAGCGTGAAGATCCCGGTGTATGACTTCACCACACACGGACGGCAGAAAGAATgg AAAACGGTGTATGGGGCGAGTGTCATTATATTTGAGGGCATCATGTCATTTGCAGATAAAGAGCTGCTGAAG CTGCTGGACATGAAGATCTTCGTGGACACAGATTCTGACATCCGGCTGGTACGGAGGCTCAGGAGGGACATCACCGAGCGCGGCCGGGACATCGAGGGAGTGATCAAACAGTACAACAAGTTTGTGAAGCCAGCCTTTGAGCAGTACATCGAGCCCACCATGAGACTGGCAGATATCGTGGTGCCTCGGG GTGGCGGTAACATGGTGGCCATTGATCTTATAGTGCAGCATGTACACAGTCAGCTGGAGGAG CGTGAACTCAGCGTCAG GGCGGCCCTGGCGTCTGCCCATCAGGCCCAGCCCCTTCCACAGACCCTCAGTGTTCTGGAGAGTACACCGCAGGTCCGCGGCATGCACACCATCAtcag AAATAAAGAGACCAGTCGAGACGAGTTCATCTTCTACTCCAAGAGGTTAATGCGGCTCCTCATCGAGAGAGCGCGGTCCTTTCTTCCATCACAG GTTCACATTGTTCAGACCCCACAAGGAGAAGATTACGAGGGCCGAACCTTTCATGGGAAGAGG atTACGGGTGTGTCGATTCTCAGGGCGGGAGAGACCATGGAGCCCGCGCTTAGGGCCGTGTGCAAAGACGTCCGCATCGGCAAAATCCTCATCCAGACCAATCAGGACACAGGAGAGCCGGAG TTGCACTATTTGCGTCTGCCCAAAGACATCAGCGAGGATCATGTGTTTCTGATGGACTGCACCGTGTCCACCGGAGCGGCTGCCATGATGGCCATCAGAGTTTTGCTT gatcaTGACGCTCAGGAGGATAAGATCCTGCTGGTGTCGCTGCTGATGGCTGAGATGGGTGTCCATTCTGTGGCCTATGCCTTCCCTCAGGTCAAAATCATCACCACCGCCGTCGACAAGAAGGTCAACGACCTGTTCCACATCATCCCTGGCATAG
- the LOC132128914 gene encoding uridine-cytidine kinase-like 1 isoform X4: protein MNTLPAYSGARISGCWALRADGSGSGEGSLDRLLPSISTSLSPRKRTTSQCKSEPPLLRTSKRTIYTAGRPPWYNEHGTQSKEAFVIGLCGGSASGKTTVARKIIEALDVPWVVLLSMDSFYKVLTAEQQLLAANNDYNFDHPDAFDFSLLVHTLRKLKQGKSVKIPVYDFTTHGRQKEWKTVYGASVIIFEGIMSFADKELLKLLDMKIFVDTDSDIRLVRRLRRDITERGRDIEGVIKQYNKFVKPAFEQYIEPTMRLADIVVPRGGGNMVAIDLIVQHVHSQLEERELSVRAALASAHQAQPLPQTLSVLESTPQVRGMHTIIRNKETSRDEFIFYSKRLMRLLIERARSFLPSQVHIVQTPQGEDYEGRTFHGKRITGVSILRAGETMEPALRAVCKDVRIGKILIQTNQDTGEPELHYLRLPKDISEDHVFLMDCTVSTGAAAMMAIRVLLDHDAQEDKILLVSLLMAEMGVHSVAYAFPQVKIITTAVDKKVNDLFHIIPGIGNFGDRYFGTDAPPDWSDDDMDEPSC from the exons ATGAACACACTCCCAGCGTACTCGGGAGCCAGGATCTCAGGCTGCTGGGCTCTTAGGGCAGATGGAAG tggCAGTGGGGAAGGCTCTCTGGACAGGCTCCTCCCATCCATCAGCACCAGCCTGTCACCACGCAAGCGGACCACCAGCCAATGCAAATCCGAGCCTCCACTGCTGCGGACCAGTAAGAGGACCATCTACACCGCCGGACGCCCACCGTGGTACAATGAACACGGCACCCAGTCCAAAGAAGCTTTTGTTATCG GGCTCTGTGGAGGCAGTGCCTCAGGCAAAACTACAGTTGCTCGTAAAATCATAGAGGCCTTGGATGTTCCTTGGGTCGTTCTTCTGTCAATGGATTCATTTTACAAG GTTCTGACGGCCGAACAGCAGCTGCTGGCTGCTAATAATGATTACAACTTTGACCATCCAGACGCCTTTGACTTCAGCCTGCTGGTGCACACTCTCCGCAAACTCAAGCAGGGCAAGAGCGTGAAGATCCCGGTGTATGACTTCACCACACACGGACGGCAGAAAGAATgg AAAACGGTGTATGGGGCGAGTGTCATTATATTTGAGGGCATCATGTCATTTGCAGATAAAGAGCTGCTGAAG CTGCTGGACATGAAGATCTTCGTGGACACAGATTCTGACATCCGGCTGGTACGGAGGCTCAGGAGGGACATCACCGAGCGCGGCCGGGACATCGAGGGAGTGATCAAACAGTACAACAAGTTTGTGAAGCCAGCCTTTGAGCAGTACATCGAGCCCACCATGAGACTGGCAGATATCGTGGTGCCTCGGG GTGGCGGTAACATGGTGGCCATTGATCTTATAGTGCAGCATGTACACAGTCAGCTGGAGGAG CGTGAACTCAGCGTCAG GGCGGCCCTGGCGTCTGCCCATCAGGCCCAGCCCCTTCCACAGACCCTCAGTGTTCTGGAGAGTACACCGCAGGTCCGCGGCATGCACACCATCAtcag AAATAAAGAGACCAGTCGAGACGAGTTCATCTTCTACTCCAAGAGGTTAATGCGGCTCCTCATCGAGAGAGCGCGGTCCTTTCTTCCATCACAG GTTCACATTGTTCAGACCCCACAAGGAGAAGATTACGAGGGCCGAACCTTTCATGGGAAGAGG atTACGGGTGTGTCGATTCTCAGGGCGGGAGAGACCATGGAGCCCGCGCTTAGGGCCGTGTGCAAAGACGTCCGCATCGGCAAAATCCTCATCCAGACCAATCAGGACACAGGAGAGCCGGAG TTGCACTATTTGCGTCTGCCCAAAGACATCAGCGAGGATCATGTGTTTCTGATGGACTGCACCGTGTCCACCGGAGCGGCTGCCATGATGGCCATCAGAGTTTTGCTT gatcaTGACGCTCAGGAGGATAAGATCCTGCTGGTGTCGCTGCTGATGGCTGAGATGGGTGTCCATTCTGTGGCCTATGCCTTCCCTCAGGTCAAAATCATCACCACCGCCGTCGACAAGAAGGTCAACGACCTGTTCCACATCATCCCTGGCATAG